In Zingiber officinale cultivar Zhangliang chromosome 1A, Zo_v1.1, whole genome shotgun sequence, a genomic segment contains:
- the LOC122023115 gene encoding shaggy-related protein kinase alpha, whose protein sequence is MASMAPTLGPNNNAGGSSISVDRLPDEMNDMHIRDDKEVEATVINGNETETGHIIVTTIGGRNGQPKQTISYMAERVVGHGSFGVVFQAKCLETGETVAIKKVLQDKRYKNRELQTMRLLDHPNVVCLKHCFFSTTEKEELYLNLVLEYVPETVHRVIKHYNKMNQRMPLIYVKLYMYQICRALAYIHCTIGVCHRDIKPQNLLVNPHTQQLKICDFGSAKVLVKGEPNISYICSRYYRAPELIFGATEYTTAIDIWSAGCVLAELLLGQPLFPGDSGVDQLVEIIKILGTPTREEIKCMNPNYTEFKFPQIKAHPWHKIFHKRMPPEAVDLVSRLLQYSPNLRSTALEALIHPFFDELRDPNSRLPNGRYLPPLFNFKPHELKGVPMEIVAKLIPEHARKQCTFMGL, encoded by the exons ATGGCTTCAATGGCACCTACATTGGGGCCAAATAATAATGCTGGCGGTAGTAGTATTTCTGTGGATAGATTGCCAGACGAAATGAATGATATGCATATAAGAGACGATAAA GAAGTGGAAGCTACCGTGATCAATGGCAATGAGACTGAGACGGGTCATATAATTGTGACAACTATAGGCGGCAGAAATGGCCAGCCAAAACAG ACTATAAGTTACATGGCTGAGCGTGTAGTGGGACATGGATCATTTGGAGTTGTATTTCAG GCTAAGTGTCTCGAGACAGGAGAGACAGTAGCTATAAAAAAGGTTCTTCAAGACAAGAGATATAAAAACCGTGAATTGCAAACCATGCGGCTTCTTGACCATCCAAATGTTGTGTGCTTGAAGCACTGTTTCTTTTCAACGACTGAAAAAGAAGAATTATATCTTAACTTGGTTCTTGAATATGTTCCTGAGACTGTTCATCGAGTAATTAAGCACTACAACAAGATGAATCAGCGCATGCCGTTGATATACGTGAAGCTTTATATGTATCAG ATTTGTAGAGCATTGGCCTATATACATTGTACCATTGGAGTTTGCCACAGAGACATCAAACCACAAAATCTTTTG GTCAACCCACATACACAACAGTTGAAAATATGTGACTTTGGAAGTGCTAAAGTCTTG GTTAAAGGGGAACCAAATATTTCATATATATGTTCTAGGTATTACCGAGCCCCAGAACTCATTTTTGGTGCCACAGAGTATACAACAGCTATTGACATATGGTCAGCTGGTTGTGTTCTCGCTGAACTCCTCCTAGGACAG CCTCTTTTCCCAGGAGATAGTGGAGTTGATCAACTTGTAGAAATTATCAAG ATTTTGGGTACTCCAACAAGAGAAGAAATTAAATGCATGAACCCCAACTACACGGAGTTCAAATTTCCTCAGATCAAAGCTCATCCATGGCACAAG ATTTTTCATAAAAGAATGCCACCTGAGGCGGTAGATCTTGTCTCTAGGCTGCTTCAATATTCTCCAAACTTGAGAAGCACTGCT TTGGAAGCATTGATTCACCCGTTCTTTGATGAACTTCGAGATCCAAATTCTCGTTTACCAAATGGTCGATATCTACCTCCTCTCTTTAACTTCAAGCCTCACG AGTTAAAGGGTGTGCCAATGGAAATTGTAGCAAAGTTGATTCCAGAGCATGCAAGAAAGCAATGTACCTTTATGGGACTGTGA